A DNA window from Salvelinus sp. IW2-2015 linkage group LG4q.1:29, ASM291031v2, whole genome shotgun sequence contains the following coding sequences:
- the sall1b gene encoding sal-like protein 1, translating to MSRRKQAKPQHVQSDHNLALSERIGDTHDSLATPPILVSCTHVCSRCCAEFVELSDLELHVRDCSPNQLVLIVNGNEDPVSSAEMFHLALSPRKAVEPGETVNNSEMEECGDLSEEKSEVKEESMNVSRTKNSHCRLDSPSSISSSRKSSTDSMTDIVSCTSVLPISLPQPGSDLLEHQGTFSWFNSNVIFENLESTKVAVAQFPQQSRSDTGSSGSSKMAVSSLMEQLLALQLHQIQQLQLIDQIRHQVLLFASQRSEVSETLTQTRISCPQVSLASTQASQLTTLSSQLSQQLAAAAGLAQSLASQSXSIGHFKRLTANVQLPQSPFGRSIVHSSTEPLQSICKHIASAVSKPHSRKKYTPASGLYPQLHFSAQTIRNSPALGTGISLNRSNTPRLPQPPPSNQTLSSAGPSIGTIVQDLNALKALAEQRKGKPPNVTSFEPKSSSKEAFFKHKCRFCSKVFGSDSALQIHLRSHTGERPYKCNICGNRFSTRGNLKVHFQRHKERFPHIQMNPYPVPEHLDNIPTSTGIPYGMSMPPEKTVTCWQDSKPSLATLTTSVGLLLQTGSPNLPFLIKKEEQPVSITAYSSPVVRDSSSAVKSTKSVDLIEAGKVPTFPTMNLKTDNVIPPLTFSSKMSSTTERSADYVSANVTSISTNPIKLEQFKTKHPFRGGVLDPMQTSETLKLQQLVENIDKKVTDPNECVICNRILSCQSALKMHYITHTGERPFRCKVCGRAFSTKGNLKTHHAVHRTTPPLRVHHSCPICHRKFTNAVVLQQHIRMHMGCQIPNTPLSEQNYPMSMESDGGSIDERKLEELENPSDDIDFNDSGIAXMSRFNNSSSGSISSSPSDSTEAGSSDAERTTNYHRPVEEKQVNWLKSKGMAKEDQKVYDSSSLGGDRSGRSLAVSENTVDKQSLSQSKSVPVCSSHTSFEEMYQKALSQAHITGTGPLVSLDHLKSLNPLKDPTNMVYTFREQLGIFKNTECDICGKTFACQSALDIHYRSHTRERPFICTVCNRRFSTKGNLKQHMLTHQMRDLPSQLFEPTTPSLASSPNNSVHPLSSQMIKTEVNSFLGSARYGVPRDLLGSLSLRTSSASSSPALATPPPRRTPKQHYCHTCGKTFSSSSALQIHERTHTGEKPFACTVCGRAFTTKGNLKVHMGTHMWCSTPTRRGRRLSVDGPLTFMGTHPVKLPEPPQRPDIRSSNGDSFFIWNHCTDSFSKNLAMRTNDISVGGGPYLSGPMGHGASSPIGGVNVGRDKFHHTEHNAALALPGKDDTKRATHFCFTRLIDERKEMITN from the exons ATGTCGCGCAGGAAACAAGCAAAGCCTCAACATGTACAGTCGGATCATAATTTGGCTTTATCGGAACGCATTG GGGATACACACGACAGTTTAGCGACTCCCCCCATTTTGGTCTCTTGTACTCATGTCTGCAGCAGATGCTGTGCTGAGTTTGTTGAACTATCAGATCTGGAACTACATGTCAGGGATTGCTCTCCCAATCAGTTAGTCCTGATCGTCAATGGTAATGAAGATCCAGTGTCGTCTGCTGAAATGTTCCATCTAGCCTTGTCGCCTCGTAAAGCAGTGGAACCAGGCGAAACAGTCAACAACTCTGAAATGGAAGAGTGCGGTGATCTGTCGGAGGAGAAGTCAGAAGTGAAGGAAGAATCCATGAATGTTTCCAGAACTAAGAATAGCCATTGCCGGCTAGATAGCCCCAGTAGCATCAGTAGCAGCCGGAAAAGCAGTACTGACAGCATGACTGACATTGTTTCATGTACCTCAGTTCTCCCAATTTCACTACCTCAACCTGGCAGCGATCTGTTGGAACATCAGGGGACATTCtcctggttcaacagcaatgtcATCTTTGAAAACCTAGAGAGCACTAAAGTGGCAGTGGCCCAGTTTCCCCAGCAGAGCCGATCGGACACCGGCAGCAGTGGCAGCAGTAAGATGGCTGTCTCATCTCTGATGGAACAACTCCTGGCCTTGCAGCTGCATCAGATCCAACAGCTGCAGCTGATTGATCAGATTCGTCACCAGGTCTTACTATTTGCTTCCCAGAGGTCTGAGGTATCAGAGACACTGACACAAACACGCATCAGCTGCCCTCAGGTTAGTCTAGCATCAACGCAGGCCAGTCAGTTGACAACCCTCAGTTCCCAACTCTCCCAGCAGCTAGCTGCAGCTGCTGGGTTAGCCCAGAGTCTCGCCAGCCAGTCTYCCAGCATCGGACACTTTAAACGATTAACAGCAAATGTACAATTACCACAGAGCCCCTTTGGAAGGAGTATTGTGCACTCTAGCACTGAACCCTTACAAAGTATATGTAAACACATAGCTTCAGCAGTTAGCAAGCCCCACTCTAGAAAGAAGTACACTCCTGCTAGCGGTCTGTACCCTCAACTACATTTTTCAGCCCAAACCATAAGGAACTCACCGGCACTTGGCACAGGTATCTCGCTTAACCGATCAAATACACCACGTCTACCTCAGCCACCACCCAGCAATCAAACACTCTCTAGCGCTGGACCAAGCATTGGCACAATTGTGCAGGACCTGAATGCCTTAAAGGCGCTAGCCGAACAAAGGAAAGGAAAACCACCCAATGTGACTTCTTTCGAACCCAAAAGCTCTTCCAAAGAGGCTTTCTTTAAACATAAATGCAGGTTTTGCTCTAAGGTTTTTGGGAGTGACAGTGCCTTACAGATCCATTTGCGATCCCACACTGGGGAGAGGCCATACAAGTGCAACATCTGCGGGAATCGTTTCTCCACCCGTGGGAACTTGAAGGTACACTTCCAGCGGCACAAAGAGAGGTTCCCCCATATCCAAATGAACCCTTACCCTGTTCCAGAACACCTGGACAACATCCCAACCAGCACAGGAATCCCTTATGGCATGTCTATGCCACCAGAAAAAACAGTTACATGCTGGCAAGATAGTAAACCATCCCTAGCCACCTTGACTACTTCTGTAGGCCTGTTGCTCCAAACTGGATCACCCAACTTACCCTTTCTCATCAAGAAAGAGGAGCAGCCTGTTTCAATAACTGCATATTCCAGTCCAGTTGTACGTGATTCATCTAGTGCAGTAAAGTCTACCAAGAGCGTAGACTTGATAGAGGCTGGAAAAGTCCCAACGTTCCCCACCATGAATCTGAAAACAGACAACGTTATACCTCCCTTGACCTTTAGCTCGAAGATGAGCTCCACAACAGAAAGATCAGCTGACTATGTATCTGCCAATGTCACTTCCATCAGCACAAATCCCATCAAGTTGGAGCAGTTCAAGACCAAACATCCCTTCAGAGGAGGAGTCCTTGATCCCATGCAGACATCAGAGACCTTGAAACTCCAGCAGCTGGTTGAGAACATTGACAAGAAGGTGACAGACCCCAATGAGTGCGTCATTTGCAACCGCATACTCAGTTGTCAGAGCGCCCTCAAGATGCACTACATCACCCACACAGGAGAGCGGCCCTTCAGATGTAAAGTGTGCGGACGGGCGTTCTCCACCAAAGGGAACCTGAAGACGCACCATGCGGTTCATCGCACCACACCGCCACTGAGGGTCCACCACTCCTGCCCTATCTGCCATAGGAAGTTCACTAACGCTGTTGTCCTTCAGCAGCACATCCGCATGCATATGGGTTGCCAGATTCCCAACACCCCTCTCTCTGAACAGAACTACCCAATGTCAATGGAGTCTGATGGAGGTTCAATAGATGAGAGGAAATTAGAAGAGTTGGAGAACCCTTCTGATGATATAGACTTCAATGACAGTGGGATCGCAGYCATGTCTAGGTTTAATAACTCCTCGTCCGGCAGCATATCTTCCTCTCCATCTGATAGTACAGAAGCAGGCTCCTCTGATGCCGAAAGGACAACTAACTATCATAGGCCAGTGGAGGAGAAGCAGGTCAACTGGCTTAAGTCAAAGGGAATGGCTAAAGAGGATCAGAAGGTCTATGACTCGTCATCTCTTGGAGGTGACCGAAGTGGTAGGAGCCTTGCTGTTTCTGAGAATACCGTTGACAAGCAGTCTCTTTCCCAAAGCAAGAGTGTTCCAGTATGTTCTAGCCACACAAGCTTTGAGGAAATGTACCAGAAAGCTTTATCCCAGGCACATATCACTGGCACTGGTCCACTGGTGTCCCTTGACCACCTAAAATCTTTAAACCCACTGAAGGATCCTACTAACATGGTCTACACTTTCCGTGAACAACTAGGCATATTCAAGAACACTGAATGTGATATTTGTGGTAAGACCTTTGCCTGCCAAAGTGCCTTGGACATCCATTATCGAAGCCATACCAGGGAGAGACCATTTATTTGTACAGTGTGCAACAGAAGGTTTTCCACCAAGGGGAACCTCAAGCAGCACATGCTAACACATCAGATGAGGGACCTGCCATCCCAGTTGTTTGAGCCCACCACTCCCAGCCTTGCCTCCAGCCCCAACAACTCTGTACATCCTCTGAGCTCCCAAATGATCAAGACAGAAGTGAACAGTTTCCTGGGTAGTGCCCGCTATGGGGTACCAAGGGATCTTCTAGGCAGTTTGAGTTTGAGGACgtcctctgcctcttcctccccAGCGCTTGCCACCCCGCCACCTCGACGGACTCCCAAGCAGCATTACTGCCACACTTGTGGGAAAACCTTCTCTTCTTCTAGTGCCCTGCAAATCCACGAGAGGACTCACACTGGGGAGAAGCCATTTGCCTGCACTGTCTGTGGTCGGGCATTCACCACCAAAGGGAATCTGAAG GTCCATATGGGAACTCACATGTGGTGTAGCACCCCCACCAGGCGAGGACGCAGACTGTCTGTGGACGGACCATTGACGTTTATGGGAACTCATCCTGTGAAGCTACCAGAGCCTCCCCAGAGGCCAGACATTAGGTCCAGCAATGGAGACTCCTTTTTTATCTGGAACCACTGTACAGACTCCTTCTCCAAGAACTTGGCCATGAGGACCAATGATATCTCAGTCGGAGGTGGGCCTTACCTCTCTGGACCAATGGGGCATGGGGCCAGCTCACCCATAGGGGGCGTAAATGTTGGTCGGGACAAATTTCACCATACAGAACACAATGCTGCTCTTGCGCTGCCTGGTAAAGATGATACCAAAAGAGCGACTCACTTCTGTTTCACTCGTTTGATAGATGAGAGGAAGGAAATGATTACAAATTAA
- the snx20 gene encoding sorting nexin-20 isoform X2, producing MAERALPQENTGINTGIQQSNGPYPEATAESLDLEDLHQQGACVYDLCPGPSSSCMTTKELQQHWGAVKHRLKPVKLLFEIPSARTIAQHLSKYVVYQIVLIRSGSYDSKRVSVERRYSDFVHLHQQLLEDFSEELEEVILPRKLLTGNFNPETIWERRLALRDYLAQLYAVRCVRHSRHFLDFFTEPEQRRAHGLLRAGQFGPAVALLETVLELQEKMGGWQSPVLLVPTLCALTVCQRDLEDPESAFTMGQRALPTIVHSFVEVTCGADV from the exons ATGGCGGAGAGGGCATTGCCACAAGAGAACACAGGGATCAATACAGGGATCCAACAGTCCAATGGTCCATACCCTGAAGCAACAGCTGAGAGCCTGGACCTTGAGGATTTGCATCAACAGG gtgcgtgtgtgtatgaCCTGTGTCCAGGCCCCAGTTCATCCTGTATGACCACCAAAGAGCTGCAGCAGCACTGGGGCGCGGTGAAGCACAGACTGAAGCCGGTCAAGCTGTTGTTTGAGATTCCTTCTGCACGCACCATAGCGCAGCACCTGTCCAAATACGTT GTGTACCAGATCGTGTTGATCCGGTCAGGCAGCTACGACTCCAAGCGCGTGTCTGTCGAGCGTCGCTATAGTGACTTCGTCCACCTCCACCAGCAGCTCCTTGAAGACTTCAGCGAGGAGCTCGAGGAGGTCATACTTCCCCGGAAACTCCTAACTGGAAATTTTAACCCCGAGACCATCTGGGAACGCCGCCTGGCTCTGCGGGACTACCTGGCCCAGCTCTATGCAGTCCGCTGCGTCCGACATTCCCGCCACTTCCTGGATTTCTTCACTGAGCCCGAGCAAAGACGAGCGCACGGCCTGCTCCGAGCGGGGCAGTTTGGGCCAGCGGTCGCTCTACTAGAGACTGTCCTGGAGCTTCAGGAGAAGATGGGAGGATGGCAGAGTCCTGTTCTGCTGGTGCCCACGTTGTGTGCCCTCACAGTGTGCCAGAGAGACCTGGAAGATCCGGAGTCGGCGTTCACCATGGGCCAGAGGGCGCTGCCCACG
- the snx20 gene encoding sorting nexin-20 isoform X3: MAERALPQENTGINTGIQQSNGPYPEATAESLDLEDLHQQGACVYDLCPGPSSSCMTTKELQQHWGAVKHRLKPVKLLFEIPSARTIAQHLSKYVVYQIVLIRSGSYDSKRVSVERRYSDFVHLHQQLLEDFSEELEEVILPRKLLTGNFNPETIWERRLALRDYLAQLYAVRCVRHSRHFLDFFTEPEQRRAHGLLRAGQFGPAVALLETVLELQEKMGGWQSPVLLVPTLCALTVCQRDLEDPESAFTMGQRALPTDLSPRTMPQDYLA; encoded by the exons ATGGCGGAGAGGGCATTGCCACAAGAGAACACAGGGATCAATACAGGGATCCAACAGTCCAATGGTCCATACCCTGAAGCAACAGCTGAGAGCCTGGACCTTGAGGATTTGCATCAACAGG gtgcgtgtgtgtatgaCCTGTGTCCAGGCCCCAGTTCATCCTGTATGACCACCAAAGAGCTGCAGCAGCACTGGGGCGCGGTGAAGCACAGACTGAAGCCGGTCAAGCTGTTGTTTGAGATTCCTTCTGCACGCACCATAGCGCAGCACCTGTCCAAATACGTT GTGTACCAGATCGTGTTGATCCGGTCAGGCAGCTACGACTCCAAGCGCGTGTCTGTCGAGCGTCGCTATAGTGACTTCGTCCACCTCCACCAGCAGCTCCTTGAAGACTTCAGCGAGGAGCTCGAGGAGGTCATACTTCCCCGGAAACTCCTAACTGGAAATTTTAACCCCGAGACCATCTGGGAACGCCGCCTGGCTCTGCGGGACTACCTGGCCCAGCTCTATGCAGTCCGCTGCGTCCGACATTCCCGCCACTTCCTGGATTTCTTCACTGAGCCCGAGCAAAGACGAGCGCACGGCCTGCTCCGAGCGGGGCAGTTTGGGCCAGCGGTCGCTCTACTAGAGACTGTCCTGGAGCTTCAGGAGAAGATGGGAGGATGGCAGAGTCCTGTTCTGCTGGTGCCCACGTTGTGTGCCCTCACAGTGTGCCAGAGAGACCTGGAAGATCCGGAGTCGGCGTTCACCATGGGCCAGAGGGCGCTGCCCACG
- the snx20 gene encoding sorting nexin-20 isoform X1 — MAERALPQENTGINTGIQQSNGPYPEATAESLDLEDLHQQGACVYDLCPGPSSSCMTTKELQQHWGAVKHRLKPVKLLFEIPSARTIAQHLSKYVVYQIVLIRSGSYDSKRVSVERRYSDFVHLHQQLLEDFSEELEEVILPRKLLTGNFNPETIWERRLALRDYLAQLYAVRCVRHSRHFLDFFTEPEQRRAHGLLRAGQFGPAVALLETVLELQEKMGGWQSPVLLVPTLCALTVCQRDLEDPESAFTMGQRALPTVRRYGLKRYRGPLLEMMVDLGYQLGRPVAQLQEELVQVRDAERGLVSFRSLKELVVQEFT, encoded by the exons ATGGCGGAGAGGGCATTGCCACAAGAGAACACAGGGATCAATACAGGGATCCAACAGTCCAATGGTCCATACCCTGAAGCAACAGCTGAGAGCCTGGACCTTGAGGATTTGCATCAACAGG gtgcgtgtgtgtatgaCCTGTGTCCAGGCCCCAGTTCATCCTGTATGACCACCAAAGAGCTGCAGCAGCACTGGGGCGCGGTGAAGCACAGACTGAAGCCGGTCAAGCTGTTGTTTGAGATTCCTTCTGCACGCACCATAGCGCAGCACCTGTCCAAATACGTT GTGTACCAGATCGTGTTGATCCGGTCAGGCAGCTACGACTCCAAGCGCGTGTCTGTCGAGCGTCGCTATAGTGACTTCGTCCACCTCCACCAGCAGCTCCTTGAAGACTTCAGCGAGGAGCTCGAGGAGGTCATACTTCCCCGGAAACTCCTAACTGGAAATTTTAACCCCGAGACCATCTGGGAACGCCGCCTGGCTCTGCGGGACTACCTGGCCCAGCTCTATGCAGTCCGCTGCGTCCGACATTCCCGCCACTTCCTGGATTTCTTCACTGAGCCCGAGCAAAGACGAGCGCACGGCCTGCTCCGAGCGGGGCAGTTTGGGCCAGCGGTCGCTCTACTAGAGACTGTCCTGGAGCTTCAGGAGAAGATGGGAGGATGGCAGAGTCCTGTTCTGCTGGTGCCCACGTTGTGTGCCCTCACAGTGTGCCAGAGAGACCTGGAAGATCCGGAGTCGGCGTTCACCATGGGCCAGAGGGCGCTGCCCACGGTAAGGCGCTATGGGCTGAAGCGCTACAGAGGGCCACTGCTGGAGATGATGGTGGATCTGGGATACCAGTTAGGGCGACCTGTGGCTCAGCTGCAGGAGGAGTTGGTTCAAGTTAGGGATGCAGAGAGGGGACTGGTGTCTTTTCGCTCCCTTAAGGAGTTGGTGGTGCAGGAGTTTACCTAG